The proteins below are encoded in one region of Enhydrobacter sp.:
- a CDS encoding MFS transporter — protein sequence MTPARAFAGWRVVAGAFLCMLTGYAVAYSFAAFFGPLEAEFGAQRGDTSLVFSIAAFLYFLLGLPAGLIADRVGPRPVVTGGLLIVALGLVIAAQANALWQVYLGYSLGVGLGVGLSYVPSVTAVQHWFVRRRGTASGIAVAGIGVGTLIGAPLANTLIGHIGWRHAYLVLAGLTALGAIVAGLLIRRDPHFYGMEPDGEPVPPGGAPAAPSGLTLGEAVRTSPFWAVYVAALLMSFGLFTPFVHLVPYSRDVGLGAGFGVLLITLLGVGSTVGRFLFATVTPWLGRRLSFALMFVGAGAMLVVWSFSTTAPALILFALLFGAFYGGFVAIAPSLAADYFGGRSLGAVIGALYSGVAFGALLGSPAAGYAYDFFGSYAGAILAGALLCFVGFAIMLLAPEPARWLERRAPSR from the coding sequence GTGACCCCCGCGCGCGCTTTCGCCGGCTGGCGTGTCGTGGCCGGCGCGTTCCTCTGCATGCTGACGGGCTATGCCGTCGCCTATTCCTTCGCCGCCTTCTTCGGGCCGCTCGAGGCGGAGTTCGGCGCCCAGCGCGGCGATACCTCGCTCGTCTTCTCGATCGCGGCCTTCCTTTATTTCCTGCTCGGCCTGCCGGCCGGCCTGATCGCCGACCGGGTCGGGCCGCGGCCGGTCGTGACGGGCGGCCTGCTGATCGTCGCGCTCGGCCTGGTGATCGCCGCGCAGGCCAACGCTTTGTGGCAGGTCTACCTCGGCTACAGCCTCGGCGTCGGCCTTGGCGTCGGCCTCTCCTATGTCCCGAGCGTCACCGCGGTCCAACACTGGTTCGTGCGCCGGCGCGGCACGGCGAGCGGCATTGCGGTCGCCGGCATCGGCGTCGGCACCTTGATCGGCGCGCCGCTCGCGAACACGCTGATTGGCCATATCGGCTGGCGCCACGCCTATCTCGTCCTGGCCGGCCTCACGGCGCTGGGCGCGATCGTCGCCGGCCTCCTGATCCGCCGCGATCCGCACTTCTACGGCATGGAGCCGGACGGCGAGCCGGTACCGCCCGGCGGCGCGCCGGCCGCACCTTCTGGCCTGACCCTCGGCGAGGCGGTTCGGACCAGCCCCTTCTGGGCGGTGTATGTGGCGGCCCTTCTGATGTCCTTCGGCCTGTTCACGCCTTTCGTCCATCTCGTGCCCTACAGCCGCGACGTCGGGCTGGGGGCAGGATTCGGCGTGCTGCTGATCACCCTGCTGGGCGTCGGCAGCACCGTCGGCCGTTTCCTGTTCGCGACCGTCACGCCCTGGCTCGGCCGGCGGCTTTCCTTCGCCCTGATGTTCGTCGGCGCGGGGGCGATGCTGGTCGTCTGGTCGTTCTCCACGACCGCGCCCGCCCTGATCCTTTTCGCCTTGCTCTTCGGCGCCTTCTACGGCGGCTTCGTCGCCATCGCACCCTCGCTTGCCGCCGACTATTTCGGCGGCCGTTCGCTGGGCGCGGTCATCGGTGCCCTCTATAGCGGTGTCGCCTTCGGCGCCCTGCTCGGCTCGCCGGCCGCGGGCTATGCCTACGACTTCTTCGGCTCCTACGCCGGCGCGATCCTGGCCGGGGCGCTCCTGTGCTTCGTGGGTTTCGCGATCATGCTCCTCGCGCCGGAACCGGCGCGCTGGCTGGAGAGGCGTGCACCATCGCGCTGA
- the rlmJ gene encoding 23S rRNA (adenine(2030)-N(6))-methyltransferase RlmJ, with amino-acid sequence MNYRHGFHAGNFADVLKHVALVELLRLLTAKDKGLFVLDTHAGAGGYDLVGEQARRTGEAEAGILRLAAADRTGMPPAVARYLAAVAAYDRKFGPPQDALRHYPGSPRLIRAGLRPGDRFVACELHPGAALALKREFAGDRAVEVRHADGYRVLKALLPPPERRGLVLIDPPFEAVDELDRVARALRHGLRRFATGCYAAWYPVKDATAPTLATPPQRTSLVTLDLKLGEAAAPGKLAACGLTVINPPWKFEEAMREALPWVAAHLGRGVSAMVHASPASAPVPARGA; translated from the coding sequence ATGAACTATCGCCACGGCTTCCATGCCGGCAACTTCGCCGACGTGCTGAAGCACGTCGCCCTGGTCGAGCTCCTGCGGCTCCTGACGGCCAAGGACAAAGGTCTGTTCGTGCTCGACACGCACGCCGGCGCCGGCGGTTACGACCTGGTCGGCGAGCAGGCACGGCGCACGGGCGAGGCCGAAGCCGGCATCCTGCGCCTTGCCGCAGCGGACCGGACCGGCATGCCGCCGGCCGTGGCGCGCTACCTTGCGGCTGTCGCGGCCTACGACCGCAAGTTCGGTCCGCCGCAAGACGCGCTGCGGCACTATCCTGGCTCGCCGCGCCTGATCCGCGCCGGCCTGCGACCGGGCGACCGGTTCGTGGCCTGCGAGCTGCATCCGGGGGCGGCGCTGGCGCTCAAGCGGGAATTCGCCGGCGATCGCGCCGTCGAGGTGCGCCATGCCGACGGCTACCGGGTGCTGAAGGCGCTGCTGCCGCCGCCGGAGCGACGCGGCCTCGTCCTGATCGATCCGCCGTTCGAGGCTGTCGACGAACTCGACCGCGTGGCGCGCGCCTTGCGACACGGTCTGCGCCGCTTCGCCACCGGATGCTACGCGGCCTGGTATCCGGTCAAGGACGCCACGGCGCCCACGCTCGCAACGCCGCCGCAGCGGACGAGCCTGGTGACGCTCGACCTGAAGCTCGGCGAGGCGGCTGCGCCCGGCAAGCTCGCAGCCTGCGGTCTCACCGTGATCAATCCGCCCTGGAAATTCGAGGAGGCGATGCGCGAGGCGCTACCCTGGGTCGCGGCCCACCTCGGCCGCGGGGTCAGCGCGATGGTGCACGCCTCTCCAGCCAGCGCGCCGGTTCCGGCGCGAGGAGCATGA
- a CDS encoding acetamidase/formamidase family protein: MATHELHSSPETCHWGYFDSQLEPSLSLRSGDIATIHCVSGAAEILPKPPMNVLPEHREILAKLRPHLGRHILTGPVHIEGAERGDVLAVEVLDIKFRTNWGWNVQRPLMGTLPEDFPSYRLTHIPIDSNRGVCTLPWGTEIQLKPFFGIMGVAPPPEWGQCSSIEPRAFGGNIDNRHFNIGTTVYFPVFAAGALFSAGDGHGVQGDGEVNLTALETALSGTFRFTVRKDMKLNNPRAETATHWITHGFDPDLDDAAKEALRDMIRLIAARTGLKAEDAYMLCSLKGDLHITQTVDGNKGVHCMMEKALIGG, encoded by the coding sequence ATGGCCACGCACGAGCTTCATTCCTCGCCCGAGACTTGCCACTGGGGCTATTTCGACAGCCAGCTCGAGCCCTCCCTCAGCCTCAGATCGGGCGACATCGCCACCATTCATTGCGTGTCCGGGGCTGCCGAGATCCTGCCCAAGCCGCCGATGAACGTCCTGCCCGAGCACCGCGAGATCCTGGCCAAGCTCAGGCCGCATCTCGGCCGGCACATTCTCACCGGCCCCGTCCATATCGAAGGTGCCGAGCGTGGCGACGTGCTGGCGGTCGAGGTCCTCGACATCAAGTTCCGCACCAACTGGGGCTGGAACGTGCAGCGACCGCTGATGGGCACGCTGCCGGAGGACTTCCCCTCCTACCGTCTCACCCACATCCCGATCGATTCGAACCGCGGCGTCTGCACCCTGCCCTGGGGCACCGAGATCCAGCTCAAGCCCTTCTTCGGCATCATGGGCGTGGCGCCGCCGCCGGAATGGGGCCAGTGCAGCTCCATCGAACCGCGCGCCTTCGGCGGCAACATCGACAACCGGCATTTCAACATCGGCACGACGGTGTACTTTCCCGTCTTCGCGGCCGGGGCCCTGTTCTCGGCCGGCGACGGCCACGGCGTGCAAGGCGATGGCGAGGTGAATCTCACCGCCCTCGAGACGGCGCTCTCGGGCACCTTCCGCTTCACCGTGCGCAAGGACATGAAGCTCAACAATCCGCGTGCCGAGACCGCGACCCACTGGATCACGCACGGCTTCGACCCCGATCTCGACGATGCGGCCAAGGAAGCGCTGCGCGACATGATCCGGCTGATCGCCGCCCGGACCGGGCTGAAGGCGGAGGATGCCTACATGCTGTGCAGCCTCAAGGGCGACCTGCACATCACCCAGACAGTCGACGGCAACAAGGGGGTGCATTGCATGATGGAGAAAGCCCTGATCGGAGGGTAG
- a CDS encoding MFS transporter yields the protein MERSYGWVVVAAGALMGCVAIGAMFSLAVFLQPMADATGWSRTGISTAMTFDFLTMGVAAFGWGALTDRFGPRIVVLSGAILLGLGLAMASRASSLLEFQLVYGVIVGIAAGAVFAPMIATVTGWFEKHRSLAVSLVSAGMGVAPMTISPFARWLISTYDWRTAQLVIAVAAWLLLVPTALLVRRAPAAPEATGPGAAAAGDSGMTVRQALRSPQFIVLALTFFCCCATHSGPIFHTVSYAIACGLPGMAAVTIYSVEGLAGLGGRLLFGLAGDRFGAKPVVVAGLLIQALAAGTYFFVRELGEFYAVAVVFGMAYGGVMPLYAVIAREYFPMRIMGTVFGAAAMISSLGMALGPVVGGWIFDIFASYGWLYIASFGIGLGAAAIALAFPPLPSRTRARLQPA from the coding sequence ATGGAACGGTCGTACGGATGGGTGGTCGTGGCGGCGGGAGCCTTGATGGGCTGCGTCGCGATCGGCGCGATGTTCTCGCTGGCGGTTTTCCTGCAGCCGATGGCCGATGCCACCGGCTGGTCGCGCACCGGTATCTCGACCGCCATGACCTTCGACTTCTTGACCATGGGCGTCGCCGCTTTCGGATGGGGCGCACTGACCGATCGCTTCGGGCCCCGGATCGTCGTCCTGTCCGGCGCGATCCTGCTGGGTCTGGGCCTCGCGATGGCGAGCCGCGCCAGCAGCCTGCTCGAGTTCCAGCTCGTCTACGGGGTGATTGTCGGGATCGCGGCGGGCGCGGTCTTTGCGCCGATGATCGCGACGGTCACCGGCTGGTTCGAGAAGCACCGCAGCCTCGCCGTGTCCCTCGTCTCGGCCGGCATGGGCGTCGCGCCGATGACGATCTCGCCGTTCGCCCGCTGGCTGATCTCGACCTATGACTGGCGCACCGCCCAGCTCGTGATCGCCGTGGCGGCATGGCTGTTGCTGGTGCCCACGGCGCTCCTGGTACGCCGCGCACCCGCGGCACCGGAGGCCACCGGCCCGGGCGCCGCTGCCGCCGGCGACTCCGGCATGACGGTGCGACAGGCGCTGCGCTCGCCGCAATTCATCGTGCTCGCGCTCACCTTCTTCTGTTGTTGCGCCACTCATTCCGGCCCGATCTTCCATACGGTCAGCTACGCCATCGCCTGCGGACTGCCGGGCATGGCCGCGGTCACGATCTACAGCGTCGAGGGCCTCGCGGGACTGGGCGGCCGCCTGCTGTTCGGCCTGGCCGGCGACAGGTTCGGCGCCAAACCGGTGGTGGTGGCGGGGCTCCTGATTCAGGCGCTGGCGGCCGGCACGTATTTCTTCGTCCGCGAGCTCGGAGAGTTCTATGCCGTCGCCGTCGTGTTCGGGATGGCCTATGGCGGCGTGATGCCGCTCTATGCGGTGATCGCGCGCGAGTACTTTCCGATGCGCATCATGGGCACCGTGTTCGGCGCCGCCGCCATGATCTCGAGCCTCGGCATGGCGCTGGGGCCGGTCGTCGGCGGCTGGATCTTCGACATATTCGCGAGCTACGGCTGGCTCTATATCGCATCGTTCGGCATCGGCCTCGGCGCGGCGGCGATCGCGCTCGCCTTCCCGCCGCTGCCGTCGCGTACTCGAGCGCGTCTGCAGCCGGCCTGA
- a CDS encoding NfeD family protein has product MTIVFWYWWALAAVLLVSEMMLPGVVFLFLAIGAAACGLLLLVAPAAALEFQLFLFAIVAVASAVLLRRSLRRLQGRGDEALNERGKAMIGRTFVLDQPILNGRGRLTLGDGSWIVTGPDMAAGARVRVAAVEGTELKVEPAP; this is encoded by the coding sequence ATGACGATCGTCTTCTGGTACTGGTGGGCGTTGGCCGCCGTGCTGCTCGTCTCCGAGATGATGCTGCCCGGCGTGGTGTTCCTGTTCCTGGCGATCGGCGCGGCAGCGTGCGGCCTGCTGCTGCTGGTCGCCCCGGCAGCCGCGCTTGAGTTCCAGCTCTTCCTGTTCGCGATCGTCGCCGTGGCGTCGGCGGTGCTCCTGCGCCGCTCGTTGCGCCGGCTGCAGGGGCGCGGTGACGAGGCCCTCAACGAACGCGGCAAGGCGATGATCGGGCGCACCTTCGTCCTGGATCAGCCGATCCTCAACGGTCGCGGCCGGCTGACCCTTGGCGACGGAAGCTGGATCGTGACCGGCCCGGACATGGCGGCGGGGGCCAGGGTGCGCGTGGCCGCCGTCGAGGGCACCGAGCTCAAGGTCGAGCCGGCGCCTTGA
- a CDS encoding SPFH domain-containing protein, with the protein MGALIFVVALVVVAVVLVFAGVKTVNQGFNWTIERFGKYTRTLAPGLHLIVPFIDRVGRKMNMQENVLDIPAQKVITKDNATVQVDAVAFYQVIDAARAAYEVQNLHLAITNLALTNIRSVMGNMALDEVLSKRNEINNTLLAVIDQATNPWGVKVLRIELKDIAPPEDIVVAMGRQMKAEREKRATILEAEGVRESSIQRAQGEKQSAILIAEGKREAAFREAEARERQAEAEARATAVVAQAIAGNGTQAINYFLGTKYVEALAKMGASNNAKMFFLPVEAAGVMASIAGIGELAKEAQARAAEAARPRGSVPPSG; encoded by the coding sequence ATGGGCGCGTTGATTTTCGTCGTGGCGCTGGTCGTCGTGGCCGTCGTCCTGGTGTTTGCCGGGGTGAAGACCGTCAATCAGGGCTTCAACTGGACCATCGAGCGTTTCGGCAAGTACACCCGTACTTTGGCCCCGGGGCTGCATCTCATCGTGCCGTTCATCGACCGGGTCGGCCGCAAGATGAACATGCAGGAGAATGTGCTCGACATCCCGGCGCAGAAGGTGATCACCAAGGACAATGCCACGGTGCAGGTCGATGCCGTCGCCTTCTACCAGGTGATCGATGCGGCGCGGGCGGCCTACGAGGTGCAGAACCTCCATCTCGCCATCACCAACCTGGCGCTCACCAACATCCGCAGCGTGATGGGCAACATGGCGCTCGACGAGGTGCTGTCCAAGCGCAACGAGATCAACAATACGCTGCTCGCCGTGATCGACCAGGCGACCAACCCGTGGGGCGTGAAGGTGCTGCGTATCGAGCTCAAGGATATCGCGCCGCCCGAGGATATCGTGGTCGCGATGGGCCGCCAGATGAAGGCCGAGCGCGAGAAGCGCGCCACTATCCTCGAGGCCGAGGGCGTGCGCGAGTCGAGCATCCAGCGTGCCCAGGGCGAGAAGCAGTCGGCCATCCTGATCGCCGAGGGCAAGCGCGAAGCCGCTTTCCGCGAGGCCGAGGCGCGTGAGCGGCAGGCCGAAGCCGAGGCGAGGGCGACCGCCGTGGTCGCCCAGGCGATCGCCGGCAACGGCACGCAGGCGATCAACTACTTCCTCGGCACCAAGTACGTGGAGGCGTTGGCCAAGATGGGCGCCTCCAACAACGCCAAGATGTTCTTCCTGCCGGTCGAGGCGGCAGGCGTGATGGCGTCGATCGCGGGCATTGGCGAGCTCGCGAAAGAAGCGCAGGCGCGCGCCGCAGAGGCCGCTCGCCCGCGCGGTTCGGTGCCGCCGTCGGGCTAG
- a CDS encoding glutamine amidotransferase → MTVPAEKPKKVAIVVHQEHSRPGRVGTLLEKRGYELHRLCPNLGCELPEDMSDYAGVVIFGGPMSANDCGTLAGIRCELDWIPRVIEAGVPYLGLCLGAQLLTRAAGGRVGPHPQGLVEIGYVDIEPTEAGRDWIKAPMKVYQWHREGMTLPDCCELLATNERYPVQGFRCGPNAFGFQFHPEVTLEMKKIWTLTAAERLAMPGAQQRGVHLAMHALYDPPLDRWIDRFLDRWLATDQRRAA, encoded by the coding sequence ATGACGGTCCCGGCTGAAAAGCCCAAGAAAGTTGCCATCGTCGTCCATCAGGAGCATTCGCGACCCGGACGGGTCGGCACCCTCCTCGAGAAGCGCGGATACGAGCTTCACCGTCTTTGCCCCAATCTCGGCTGCGAGCTGCCGGAAGACATGTCGGACTATGCCGGCGTGGTGATCTTCGGCGGCCCGATGTCGGCCAACGATTGCGGCACGCTGGCCGGCATCCGGTGCGAGCTCGACTGGATTCCGAGGGTGATCGAGGCCGGCGTGCCCTATCTCGGTCTGTGCCTCGGCGCCCAGCTCCTGACCCGCGCCGCGGGCGGCCGGGTCGGACCGCATCCGCAAGGCCTGGTCGAGATCGGTTATGTCGACATCGAGCCGACCGAGGCCGGACGCGACTGGATCAAGGCGCCGATGAAGGTCTATCAGTGGCATCGCGAGGGCATGACCTTGCCCGATTGCTGCGAGCTGCTCGCCACCAACGAGCGCTACCCGGTGCAGGGCTTTCGCTGCGGGCCCAACGCCTTCGGCTTCCAGTTCCACCCAGAGGTCACGCTGGAGATGAAGAAGATCTGGACCCTGACGGCCGCCGAGCGGCTGGCCATGCCCGGGGCCCAGCAGCGCGGCGTCCACCTCGCCATGCATGCGCTCTACGATCCGCCGCTCGACCGCTGGATCGACAGGTTCCTCGATCGCTGGCTGGCCACCGACCAGAGGCGGGCCGCCTGA
- a CDS encoding 2-hydroxychromene-2-carboxylate isomerase, with translation MARQLDFYFDCSSPWTYLAFHAVQPLAAGIGAEIVWKPILVGGVFNAVNRTVYENRAKPNPRKQAYMLEDLAAWARLYGLSIVFPPQVFPVNSVKCMRGAFVALDEGKLVPYATAAFEAYWGDDRDLSKEEVLADIAARAGLERQRFFAAIETGTCKARLRANTDELIARGGFGSPTMFVGGSMFFGNDRLPLVKAALEAA, from the coding sequence ATGGCGCGCCAACTCGACTTCTACTTCGACTGCTCCAGCCCCTGGACCTACCTCGCCTTTCATGCCGTGCAGCCGCTGGCCGCCGGGATTGGCGCCGAGATCGTCTGGAAGCCCATCCTGGTGGGCGGCGTCTTCAATGCCGTCAACCGGACAGTTTACGAGAACCGGGCGAAGCCCAATCCCCGCAAGCAGGCCTACATGCTCGAGGACCTGGCCGCGTGGGCCCGGCTCTATGGCCTCTCGATCGTCTTTCCGCCGCAGGTCTTTCCGGTCAACAGCGTGAAATGCATGCGCGGCGCGTTCGTGGCGCTCGACGAGGGCAAGCTCGTGCCCTATGCGACCGCCGCCTTCGAGGCCTATTGGGGCGACGACCGCGACCTCTCGAAGGAGGAGGTGCTGGCCGATATCGCGGCGCGCGCCGGCCTCGAACGCCAGCGATTCTTCGCCGCCATCGAGACCGGCACCTGCAAGGCGAGGTTGAGGGCCAATACCGACGAGCTGATCGCCCGCGGCGGCTTCGGCAGCCCGACCATGTTCGTGGGCGGCTCGATGTTCTTCGGCAACGACCGCCTGCCGCTGGTGAAGGCGGCCCTCGAGGCAGCATGA
- a CDS encoding aspartate aminotransferase family protein, which yields MSNNGDPQFWEKARAHLVRYGGAFAPLIAESAAGNWFVDADGRRILDFTSGQMSAILGHSHPEIVAVARRYMGELDHLYSSILSRPVVDLAALLASVSPGRLDRVLLVSTGGESNEAALRMAKLTTGRHEVVATSRSWHGVTGGAASATYSSGRRGYGPPVPGSFVLPAPDTYRSRFIDARGVYDWKAELALGFELIDRQSSGALAACIVEPILSSGGVLEPPEGYLPALAAECRARGMQLVFDEAQTGLGRTGTLFACERDGVVPDYLTLSKTLGAGLPLAAMLTTPEIEEVAAERGYLFYTTHASDPLPAAVGLKVIEIILRDRLAERAALLGERLKSGLCTLQQRYECIGDVRGRGLLLGLDLVKDRRTRVPDPELARRVAHECLAVGMMTSVVRGGYGIFRIAPPLTIEAAEIDLGLEIFDRALGKALH from the coding sequence ATGAGCAACAACGGCGATCCGCAGTTCTGGGAGAAGGCGCGCGCCCATCTCGTGCGCTATGGCGGCGCCTTCGCACCGCTGATCGCCGAGAGTGCGGCGGGCAACTGGTTCGTCGACGCCGACGGCCGGCGCATCCTCGATTTCACGTCGGGCCAGATGAGCGCGATCCTGGGCCACAGCCACCCCGAGATCGTGGCCGTGGCGCGCCGCTATATGGGCGAGCTCGACCATCTCTACTCGTCGATCCTGTCGCGGCCCGTGGTCGATCTCGCTGCCCTGCTGGCCAGCGTCTCGCCGGGCAGGCTCGATCGCGTGCTGCTGGTCTCGACCGGCGGCGAGTCGAACGAAGCGGCGCTGCGCATGGCCAAGCTCACCACCGGACGGCACGAGGTGGTCGCGACGAGCCGCTCCTGGCATGGCGTGACGGGCGGCGCCGCTTCCGCGACCTATTCGTCCGGCCGCCGCGGTTACGGTCCGCCGGTCCCCGGCTCGTTCGTTCTGCCCGCGCCCGACACCTATCGGTCCCGCTTCATAGATGCCCGCGGAGTGTACGACTGGAAAGCCGAACTGGCCCTCGGATTCGAGCTGATCGACCGCCAGTCGAGCGGCGCGTTGGCGGCCTGCATCGTCGAGCCGATCCTGAGCTCGGGCGGCGTGCTCGAGCCGCCCGAAGGCTACCTCCCCGCCCTCGCAGCCGAATGCCGGGCGCGCGGGATGCAGCTCGTCTTCGACGAGGCCCAGACCGGCCTCGGCCGGACCGGCACTTTGTTCGCCTGCGAGCGCGATGGCGTCGTGCCCGACTACCTCACCCTGTCCAAGACGCTGGGCGCCGGCCTGCCGCTCGCCGCCATGTTGACCACGCCCGAGATCGAGGAGGTGGCCGCCGAGCGCGGCTACCTGTTCTACACCACCCATGCCTCCGATCCCCTGCCGGCGGCGGTGGGCCTGAAGGTGATCGAAATCATCCTGCGCGACCGTCTGGCCGAACGCGCGGCCCTGCTGGGCGAACGCCTGAAGAGCGGGCTTTGCACCCTGCAGCAGCGCTACGAGTGCATCGGCGACGTCCGGGGACGGGGCCTGCTGCTCGGGCTCGATCTGGTCAAGGACCGGCGCACCCGGGTCCCGGACCCCGAGCTCGCCCGGCGCGTGGCCCACGAGTGCCTCGCGGTCGGGATGATGACCAGCGTGGTCCGCGGCGGCTACGGCATCTTCCGGATTGCGCCGCCGCTCACCATCGAAGCGGCCGAGATCGACCTGGGCCTCGAGATCTTCGACCGAGCTTTGGGTAAGGCCCTGCACTGA
- a CDS encoding amidohydrolase family protein: MARFDRVIRGGMVVDGSRLPRFRADIGIKDGVIAEIGRIATGEADEAIDAGGLIVAPGFVDLHTHYDAQLFWDPYCTLSAWHGITSVVIGNCGFGFAPVRPAERERAMMSMTRVEAIPMASMKAGMPWDWVTFPEFLDAVDRAPKAMNILPYVPISPLLIWVMGFEAAKAGERPTSEQHGELRRLLHEAMDAGACGWSAQRMLPAGPAAVQRDYDGTPMPTDVMHDDTCREFARVLAERNDGFVQMLLVSGDNARDRAFYEEVATLSGRPVIMNVVQAFDDRPHIHRHVLAWLKSCRERGIRVVGQGLTTDAGFTFTFEDWNLFDDQQVWCEATTGTHAERLAKLADPARRPALRANLPITATGPLPQIAIVGPKLDKNRKWLDYTLAHAGEKMGKHPVDVMLDMAVEEGLETEFFAAPPNGRIEYLKELVDDPYVLFGVSDGGAHTKFLTAGRYPTETLCKVVREHRMLSLEEAHWRLSALPAEVAGFRGRGVLRKGAPADIVVYDFDGLKVLPDEIAHDLPGGEWRRIQRAEGYRYILVNGEITMRDGRQTNTHSGRLLRHGG; encoded by the coding sequence ATGGCCCGTTTCGATCGTGTGATCCGCGGCGGCATGGTCGTCGATGGCAGCCGCCTGCCGCGCTTCCGTGCCGACATCGGCATCAAGGACGGCGTCATCGCCGAGATCGGCAGGATCGCGACCGGCGAGGCCGACGAAGCCATCGATGCGGGCGGCCTCATCGTGGCGCCCGGCTTCGTCGATTTGCACACGCATTACGACGCGCAGCTCTTCTGGGATCCCTATTGCACGCTCTCCGCCTGGCACGGCATCACCTCGGTGGTGATCGGCAATTGCGGCTTCGGATTCGCGCCGGTACGGCCGGCCGAGCGTGAGCGCGCCATGATGTCGATGACGCGGGTCGAGGCGATCCCGATGGCCTCGATGAAGGCCGGCATGCCGTGGGACTGGGTGACCTTTCCCGAGTTCCTCGACGCCGTCGACCGGGCGCCCAAGGCGATGAACATCCTGCCCTATGTGCCGATCTCGCCGCTGCTCATCTGGGTGATGGGCTTCGAGGCGGCCAAGGCCGGCGAGCGGCCGACCTCCGAGCAGCATGGCGAGCTGAGAAGGCTGCTGCACGAGGCGATGGATGCCGGCGCCTGCGGCTGGTCGGCCCAGCGCATGCTGCCCGCGGGACCTGCGGCGGTGCAGCGCGACTATGACGGCACGCCGATGCCGACCGACGTGATGCACGACGACACCTGCCGCGAGTTCGCCAGGGTGCTGGCCGAGCGCAACGACGGGTTCGTGCAGATGCTGCTGGTGTCGGGCGACAACGCGCGCGATCGCGCCTTCTACGAGGAGGTGGCGACGCTGAGCGGGCGGCCGGTGATCATGAACGTCGTCCAGGCCTTCGACGACCGGCCGCACATCCACCGCCATGTGCTCGCCTGGCTGAAGAGCTGCCGCGAGCGTGGCATCCGCGTGGTGGGGCAGGGGCTCACGACCGACGCAGGCTTCACCTTCACCTTCGAGGACTGGAACCTGTTCGACGACCAGCAGGTCTGGTGCGAGGCCACCACCGGCACGCACGCCGAGCGGCTGGCCAAGCTCGCCGATCCGGCGCGCCGGCCGGCGCTGCGGGCCAACCTGCCGATCACCGCGACCGGGCCGTTGCCGCAGATCGCGATCGTCGGCCCCAAGCTCGACAAGAACAGGAAATGGCTCGACTACACGCTGGCCCATGCCGGCGAGAAGATGGGCAAGCATCCGGTCGATGTCATGCTCGACATGGCGGTCGAGGAGGGCCTCGAGACCGAGTTCTTTGCCGCGCCGCCCAACGGCCGGATCGAGTATCTGAAAGAGCTGGTGGACGATCCCTACGTGCTGTTCGGCGTGAGCGACGGCGGGGCGCACACCAAGTTCCTCACCGCCGGCCGCTATCCCACCGAAACGCTGTGCAAGGTCGTGCGCGAGCACCGCATGCTGAGCCTCGAGGAGGCGCACTGGCGGTTGTCGGCGCTGCCGGCCGAGGTAGCGGGCTTCCGCGGGCGGGGCGTGCTCAGGAAGGGGGCGCCGGCCGACATCGTCGTCTACGACTTCGATGGCCTGAAGGTGCTGCCCGACGAGATCGCGCACGATCTGCCGGGCGGCGAGTGGCGGCGCATCCAGCGCGCCGAGGGCTATCGGTACATCCTCGTGAATGGCGAAATCACGATGCGCGACGGCCGCCAGACCAACACGCATTCGGGCCGGCTGCTGCGCCACGGCGGCTGA